GCCACGAGCTTTGGGTTTGGTGCTGCCTCATAGGTTTTCAGAAGCGCAAGCTCCATATTTCGAGTTGCAGTTCCCGTGACCAGCAGCATGTCTGCGTGTCTTGGGGATGCGACAAAATGAATCCCAAATCGTTCAATATCATTAAATGGGTTATTCAAAGCATTGATCTCATAATCACATCCGTTGCAGGAACCTGAGTCAACCTCTCTGATCTGTAGGCTCCTGCCGAAGCGCTTCTCTATTTTTTTCTTTAATTGAGTTCCCAGCTCTTCATAAGTCATCTGGGCAAGCTCAAATTCGCCGGTGATTTCAATTGCTCCGTGAGGACAGACCTCTGAGCATAGTACACAAAAGATACAGGCATTATCATTGATTTCCAGGGTGTTGGTATCGACGTTTTCCACGATGGCACCGGAAGGACAGCGTGTGACGCATTCGCCGCAGGCTGTACATTTCTCTGAATGGATCACCGGTTTGCCGCTGGTGAGGCTGGTATCAAAGGGCTTGGCAGGATAGTCCTGTGTCACCCGGGGATATTGAATTATTTTCTTGATAACTTGAAACATAGTATACTCCTTACAGATCGTTATGAGTCACAGCCAGAAGGGGAAGGCTGTGAATCGTAACTATAGATCGTTTCCCGCATAGGACAGGTTGAAGCTCTTATTGATCAACGGAAAGTCAGGCACAATATTGCCGGAAACTGCATGGCAAAGGGCAGGCCAGCTGCAGAAGGACGGTGTCCTTACCTTGTACCGCAGGATGGTATTGTTTTCCCCAGTCATGATATAATGGATGTTTTCGCCGCGAGGAGATTCTGTCAGACTGTAGGCGCTGCGGTAAGGTTCTAAAATTCCGATTTCCTCTCTGACGATGCCCTGTGGAATCTGCTCCAATACCTGCTGCATCAGTGAAATCGACTGGAAGCATTCTGCCAGCTTGACTTTCATTCTGCTGCTCACATCCCCGTCACTTTGAACAGGAACCTCAAAGGTGAGTGATGCGTAAGCTTCGTAGGGAAAGGCCTTTCTCACATCAAAGTCAACGCCGGAAGCTCTTCCGCCAGGTCCTGTGGCATTGAGATCCACGGCAATCTTATGTTTCAGGATGCCCGTATTCTCGATCCGGTCGACAAACAGGCTGTTATGCATCACGATTGCCTCCGTTTCCGTCAGCTCCTTCTTAAGCTCGGCCAGAAGCTTTGTGAGGGTTTCTTCCTTGCCTTGAATAAAATCCTTCCGAATTCCGCCGGGTGTATTCACGCTTCTTAGAAAGCGCATCCCGCACAGCTCATCGGCAATTCGGTAGCACCAGCCTCGAAGCATTTTAAACTGATAGGAGGCAAAACCGTACGCCACATCCTGGCAGATACCCGCTAGGTCGCCCAGATGACTGGTGATTCGTTCCAGTTCGGCAAACAGGACTCTGGTAAAGGAAGCTCTCACCGGAACCTGAAGCCCTGCGATTTTTTCAATCGCTTGACAGTAGGCCAGGGAATTGGTGAAGGTTTCATCTCCAGAGATCCTCTCGGAGAAATAGAAACCCTGTTCGATGGTTTTCCCCTCGATGAGCTTTTCGATCCCCTTGTGGACGAAATAAAGCTGCGCTTCCAGGTTGAGAATGGGTTCGCCGGCCAGACTGAAGCGGAAATGCCCCGGCTCGATGATTCCTGCATGAACAGGGCCTACCGGTATCTCATAGACGCCCTCTCCGTCAATTCTGGTGAATTCAATTTTCTCATCAGCAAAGTCCGGTCGCTGATTTACAGGAAATTCCTTGCGCAGCGGATATTGGTTTTTCGGCCAGTTGCCATGGAACACGAGCCGCTTCGGATTGGGATGACCCATCGGGCGAAGTCCGAAGAGATCATGGATTTCACGTTCGTACAATGCCGCAGCAGGGATCAGCTCACATAAGGATGGAAAAGCACTGGTTGATGGATCAACCGGCAGAGCCACGCTGATTAATATGCCGGACTGACGATTGGCAAATACCGTATGAATGGTGAAACTGCCAGTTCTTTCTCGATCGTCCGAAGCAAACATAGATACCAGAGGAAAGGCCAATTGCCCGTTCAGATCCTTGCAGATCGTATGATAGGAAGAGGCGTTCGATTCCAGATAGAGGGTGTTGCCATGAATTTCAGACATTGAAAGTTCGGGAAACCGGGCAAAAAGCTCGTTCTGTTTATTGTTCATGGAATTGCTTTCTTGTTTGTTCATCATAAACCTCATAATGTTCCGTTCCAGGAGATAATCTCTTGGGCCGAGGTGAGCAGTTCTTTTACAGGAGCGGGAAGATACAGCCCTGATACTGAAATTAGAATCAGCATCAGGATCAGAACAATGGCTCCGGCAAGATTCGTCTCACCGGGCGTACAGGAATCCGGGGCATCTCCGAAAAAGATGTGGAAGAGTGCAGCGGCGATTCCTGCAAAAACTGCGGCCAGCAGCAGTATGACGACGCTCCCCAGCAAAGGGCGTCCCTCTGCGAAGGCGGAGAGAAACACACTGATCTCACTGGCAAAGATACTGAAGGGCGGAGCGCCGGATATGGCGAATAGTCCCAGAAAAAAGGCGGTGCCGGAGACGGGCAGTACTTTTACAAGACCCCGAACCCCGGTGATATTTCGTGTTCCGTATTTCTGCAGGATATTTCCCGATGCTAAAAACAGCATGGATTTTGTAAGGGAATGATTGATCATGTGGTATAGTCCGGCGAAAATGGACATGGGAGTAAAGATTCCCATAGCCAGGGTAATCACACCCATATGCTCGATACTCGAGTAAGCCAAAAGCCGTTTGTAATCACGCTGCGTAAGGATAAACAGCGCAGCAGCAGCAATGGAAAGGACGCCAAAGCCAATCATGATCCTGCCGGTAAAATGACTGTCGCCCAAATTTTTATTGACAATAGACAGCACCCGAATCACCGAATAAAGAGCACTGTTGAGAAGAACACCGGAAAGCAGGGCGCTGATGGGTGATGGTGCCTGGCTATGCGCGTCGGGCAGCCAGGTGTGCATGGGAGCCAGTCCTGCTTTCGTTCCAAATCCAATCAGGATAAAGAGGAAGGAGAGTCTGAGAACTGGGCTGTTTAAATGTTCTGCATTTTGATAAAGGACGTTCCATTGCAGCGCACGGTTGGGATCGATGAGCTCCACCGAAGAGAGGTGCAGGAATATAATCCCCACAAGCGCTACAGCGATGCCTACAGAGCAGATAATCACATACTTCCAAGCGGCTTCCAGAGTGTGCTTGTCATTGTGAAAGCCCACTAGGAAGGTTGAGGCCAGCGTCGTTCCCTCAATTGCAATCCACAGAATGCCCAGGTTATTTACCGTCAGAGCAAGAACCATGGTGAAAAGGAAGGTGTGCATCAGCAGGTAGAAAAGACGAACCTTGCTTTCACGAAGAGTCCCTTCCCGTAATTCTCCGTTTAGATAGCCAATGGCGTGGATTGAAACGAAAAGGCTAATCACAGCCACGATATCCAGCAGGATCACACTGAGCGCATCGATATAAAATAAGTTCCAAAACCAAGGGTATCGCAGTGTACCGCTGGACGTTACAGCAACTGTCGCGTACCCTGCCAGAAACAGGAGGGCAGCGGCGCTGAGGATGCTGACCGTGTGGAGGAGCTTAGTCTTTTTAATAATAATAGACAGCAATGCAGCCATGAGAGGCGTAAGCCATAAGAACAATCCCATAATATCTATCCTTTCAGGTTTTTGAGCTTATCGAGGTTGATTGATTCAAATTTCTCATTCATTCTGGTCACCATAACACCCATGATGAGAATTGCAGTAATCATGTCGATGAAGATGCCGATATCCACGACAAAGGGCATTCCGTGAGTGGAAAAAAAGGCGGTGACGAAGATTCCGTTTTCAATGACAAGAAAACCAATCATTTGACCAATGGCCTTCTTACGGCTGATCATAAAGAAGAAGCCGATCAGAACCACGGAGAAGGAGTTGACCACCTGGAGGTTCAGGTGAGCCCCGTCTAAGCTTCCGATGTTGGACACGGAGAAGTACGCAAAGACCACCAGTCCGCAGCAGATCAGAATCAGCAGAGGGATATTCAAATAAAAGTCCTTTTCTACCTTATATTCCACGGTTCCGTAGGTGCGATGCAGCAGACGGGGAATGTAGATTACCTTGAGCAGCACGATGATCACACATACGATCAGAATATCGAAGCTGCCTTCGCGAATCAGACTGTCTATCCCCATGATCCCGGCGGTAAGGGCGATGAGTGCTGATTGAATGCGGAAGGTTTTGATGTAGGACTTAATCCTCTTGTGAGAAACCAACAAAAAGGACGACAAGAGGATAAGCGCCGATAATATATCAAAATAAGAATCCATCATGAACTACCTCCCCAGTACAAAATATTGCAGGAAGCCCAAAAATGCTAGAATAAAGGAAAGTGCCGCAAGATTGGGTATGCTGAAAAAACGAAATTTTACCGTGCTGATTTCCGTGACCGCGATCACGAGAGACGCAAGGATGATTTTCAAAATATAGAGAGCCATGGCAGCGATAACAGCCGCTGCTGATACCGCGCCGGCAGCAGTTTCAGCCACAATACTGACAGATCCGCCTGCAATTCCAAAAGCCCCGACCGCACCGCTGGCTCCCGAAATTCCTATAAGAGCAGCAAGCTGATCCGTGGGGAGAAAAAGATTCACTAGCAGTGTCAGGAAAATTAACTGCTTGATGGCCGCACCGTATTCCATCAGCGCCAGATGACGGCCGGAATACTCAAGGAGCATGGCCTCATGAACCATGGTGAGCTCTAAGTGAGTGGAAGGATCATCCACCGGAATTCTGGAGGTTTCTGCCAGTATGATAATGATCATGGCGAAAAAGCAAAGAATATAGACCGGATGAAGCAGCGGATTTCCAATCGCTCTCATGGCAGTCATCATTTCGTCGATGGCTGTGGAGCCTGAGATCAATCCCACCGTAAAGACCGATACGAGCATCGAAGGTTCGATCAATGCAGAAATCATTGACTCACGGCTCGCGCCCATTCCGCCAAAGGTGCTTCCGGTATCAAGTGCAGATAAGCACATGAAAAATCTGCCGAGGGCCAGCAAATAGATCAGCATGAGGATATCGCCGGAAACTGCTGATGGCAGCAGGGTGGTTACAGGAACTAGCAGAGCTGCTGTCGCTGATGTGGCAAAAACAATGTACGGTGTTGCTTTAAAAATCCAGGAAGCAGTATCCGAGACCACGGATTCTTTACGAATCAACTTCCAAAGGTCAAAGTACATCTGAAGCACCGGAGCACCTTTGCGCTTTTGTGACAGCGCCTTCACCTTTTTAATGATGCCTCCAGTAAGGGGCGCAAGGAGCAGGAGCAGGATAAACTGTATGATGTTTGAGATAAGACTTGAGATCAAGTCTGGTGTAAAATCTGACATAGAAATCCCCTCCTAAACCATTCTGTTATAGAGCATGAGAAC
This genomic window from Clostridiales bacterium contains:
- the nuoB gene encoding NADH-quinone oxidoreductase subunit NuoB, whose protein sequence is MFQVIKKIIQYPRVTQDYPAKPFDTSLTSGKPVIHSEKCTACGECVTRCPSGAIVENVDTNTLEINDNACIFCVLCSEVCPHGAIEITGEFELAQMTYEELGTQLKKKIEKRFGRSLQIREVDSGSCNGCDYEINALNNPFNDIERFGIHFVASPRHADMLLVTGTATRNMELALLKTYEAAPNPKLVAAVGACACSGGIFQDSYAAKNGIDTVLPVDVYIPGCPPRPQAILYGILKAIDRL
- a CDS encoding pyridine nucleotide-disulfide oxidoreductase yields the protein MRFMMNKQESNSMNNKQNELFARFPELSMSEIHGNTLYLESNASSYHTICKDLNGQLAFPLVSMFASDDRERTGSFTIHTVFANRQSGILISVALPVDPSTSAFPSLCELIPAAALYEREIHDLFGLRPMGHPNPKRLVFHGNWPKNQYPLRKEFPVNQRPDFADEKIEFTRIDGEGVYEIPVGPVHAGIIEPGHFRFSLAGEPILNLEAQLYFVHKGIEKLIEGKTIEQGFYFSERISGDETFTNSLAYCQAIEKIAGLQVPVRASFTRVLFAELERITSHLGDLAGICQDVAYGFASYQFKMLRGWCYRIADELCGMRFLRSVNTPGGIRKDFIQGKEETLTKLLAELKKELTETEAIVMHNSLFVDRIENTGILKHKIAVDLNATGPGGRASGVDFDVRKAFPYEAYASLTFEVPVQSDGDVSSRMKVKLAECFQSISLMQQVLEQIPQGIVREEIGILEPYRSAYSLTESPRGENIHYIMTGENNTILRYKVRTPSFCSWPALCHAVSGNIVPDFPLINKSFNLSYAGNDL
- a CDS encoding hydrogenase 4 subunit F, with translation MGLFLWLTPLMAALLSIIIKKTKLLHTVSILSAAALLFLAGYATVAVTSSGTLRYPWFWNLFYIDALSVILLDIVAVISLFVSIHAIGYLNGELREGTLRESKVRLFYLLMHTFLFTMVLALTVNNLGILWIAIEGTTLASTFLVGFHNDKHTLEAAWKYVIICSVGIAVALVGIIFLHLSSVELIDPNRALQWNVLYQNAEHLNSPVLRLSFLFILIGFGTKAGLAPMHTWLPDAHSQAPSPISALLSGVLLNSALYSVIRVLSIVNKNLGDSHFTGRIMIGFGVLSIAAAALFILTQRDYKRLLAYSSIEHMGVITLAMGIFTPMSIFAGLYHMINHSLTKSMLFLASGNILQKYGTRNITGVRGLVKVLPVSGTAFFLGLFAISGAPPFSIFASEISVFLSAFAEGRPLLGSVVILLLAAVFAGIAAALFHIFFGDAPDSCTPGETNLAGAIVLILMLILISVSGLYLPAPVKELLTSAQEIISWNGTL
- a CDS encoding hydrogenase, which codes for MMDSYFDILSALILLSSFLLVSHKRIKSYIKTFRIQSALIALTAGIMGIDSLIREGSFDILIVCVIIVLLKVIYIPRLLHRTYGTVEYKVEKDFYLNIPLLILICCGLVVFAYFSVSNIGSLDGAHLNLQVVNSFSVVLIGFFFMISRKKAIGQMIGFLVIENGIFVTAFFSTHGMPFVVDIGIFIDMITAILIMGVMVTRMNEKFESINLDKLKNLKG
- a CDS encoding formate hydrogenlyase — protein: MSDFTPDLISSLISNIIQFILLLLLAPLTGGIIKKVKALSQKRKGAPVLQMYFDLWKLIRKESVVSDTASWIFKATPYIVFATSATAALLVPVTTLLPSAVSGDILMLIYLLALGRFFMCLSALDTGSTFGGMGASRESMISALIEPSMLVSVFTVGLISGSTAIDEMMTAMRAIGNPLLHPVYILCFFAMIIIILAETSRIPVDDPSTHLELTMVHEAMLLEYSGRHLALMEYGAAIKQLIFLTLLVNLFLPTDQLAALIGISGASGAVGAFGIAGGSVSIVAETAAGAVSAAAVIAAMALYILKIILASLVIAVTEISTVKFRFFSIPNLAALSFILAFLGFLQYFVLGR